ATGGTAGCAGAGAAGTTGGCTGCTTGGAAGAAGGAGGGTAAGTATGTAGGTAAGTTCTCTGCTCAGCATCACTTCTTCGGTTACGAGGGACGCTGCGCTGCTCCTTCTAACTACGATGCAGACTACTGCTACTCACTCGGTTTCAATGCTTCTTGCCTCATCGCTAATGGTAAGACAGGTTATATGTCAGTAATCAAGAACACAACAGCTCCTGCTGCTGAGTGGATTGCTGGTGGTGTGCCTATCACTATGATGATGAACATCGAGCGTCGTAACGGTGCTAACAAGCCTGTTATCCGTAAGGCTCTCGTAGAGCTCGACGGTGCTCCATTCAAGTTCTTCGCTTCTAAGCGTGAGCAGTGGGCTAAGGAGACTGCTTATGTATATCCAGGTCCTATCCAGTACTGGGGTCCTACAGAGGTTTGCGATCAGACCACTAAGACTCTCCAGTTGGAGCAGGCTAAGTAATATCGTATTATATTTTTATAGTATATGTCAACAAGACGAACGGCTTCTTCACAGAAAAAACATAGCATGCCGAGAAAGAAAACGACTCGACGTGGTAATACTCGTGCAAGAAGGCGTTCGTCTTCTTTTTTACCACGTTTCCTCCGTTCATATCCCCGTTGGGCATGGTGGATAGGAGGATTATTGATTGTTTTTCTTTACATCTGGGCTTTTTATTATTTCTTCGTAAGTCCTACTGGTTTCCGGTGGCGTGCTTTGTATGGTGATGCAGAATATCCTGAAGGTTATGAGATTCATGGTATAGATATTTCGCATTATCAGGGTACGATTGATTGGGAGCAGCTCAAGAATGCGATGATAAAAGGCTGTCCTGTTCGCTTTATCATCATCAAGGGAACAGAAGGTTCCTCACGTCTGGATGATAATTTCAGAGAGAATTTTAATCAGGCGCGGGATTATGGTTTTATCCGTGGTGTTTATCATTTTTGGAGTAATAAGTCTTCTGCTCGCGATCAGGCATATTTCTTCCTGGAGAAGATACATCTTACAGATGGAGACCTGCCGCCTGTTCTGGACATTGAGCACAAGCCTGCAGATAAGTCTGTTGAAGATTTTCAGCGTGATGTACTTACCTGGCTGCATATCGTAGAAGATAAGTATCATGCCAAGCCGATTATCTACACCTATTATAAGTTTAAGGAGAAGTATCTGAGCGCTCCTGTCTTTGATGACTATCCTTATTGGATAGCGCATTATTATGTAGATAAGGTGCAGTACAAGGGAAAGTGGAAGTTCTGGCAGCATACGGATGCTGGTAAACTACCAGGCATTAAGGGCTACGTGGATTTCAATATCTACAACGGAAGTTATTATGACCTACGAAAACTCTGTATTGGTTCAAAAGGCGAAAGTCTTTTTGGAGATGATGAATATGACGAAGAAGATGAAGAAGAATAAATCCTTTCTTTTAGCAAATCTGCCTAAAAGAAAGGATTTTATGATTTAGTATATAGTTGGATGCAGCCCTTTATTTACTGCATCCAAAATTTTCCTTAAAAACCTCTGAAATTGTCATTAAAAGATACAGAAGTTGATTAGTTTTTGAGAATGAGACAAGCCCAGTTGTTATCGTTTTTTCTTTCGATTTCCGACAATCCCAATTCCTTTGCTTTCTCCAGCAACACAGGAATGTCTTCCACGTAGAAACCGCTGAGAATCAGATAACAGCCATCATTCATTACACTTCTGAAAACATTCATGTCTTCCAAGAGAATGTTTCTGTTGATATTGGCAAGAACCACGTCAAACATACCACTGATATGATTGACGACTGATGCATTGCCGAAATATACGCTTATATTATTCACGCCGTTAAGCTGGGCATTATGCTTGGAATTTTCTACACTCCATTCATCAATATCATAAGCGACCACATCGCTTGCTCCCAACTTAGAGGCCACAATCCCTAAGATTCCAGTACCGCAACCACAATCAAGAACACGCTTCTTGTACAGATTCATGTTCATGAGCGAAGAAACAATCATGCGTGTCGTTTCGTGGTTACCTGTACCGAAGGCGAGTTTAGCTTCGATTCCAATCTCAATATGGTCTGGAGATGTAGTAGGGTGGAGATCCGGATGTTTGGCGTCATAGATGAGAATCTGGTCATCAATACAAATCGGTTCAAATCCCTGATCTTCCCATTCCTGATTCCAGTCTTTATCTTCAGCTTCTTCTACCTCGTAAGAGATTTCAGTTCCTTCAATAGGAAATTCTTTAATATTCTGATCGAGTATTTCCTTATCAAACAATTCTTTCTGCACATACGCCTCCATGCCTTCTTCAGTTTCTTCAAACGATTCAAATCCGGCTTCAGCTGCACTGTCAGCCAACAGATCCTTGCAAACTTGCATCAAATCCTCGC
This is a stretch of genomic DNA from Segatella hominis. It encodes these proteins:
- a CDS encoding glycoside hydrolase family 25 protein, whose amino-acid sequence is MPRKKTTRRGNTRARRRSSSFLPRFLRSYPRWAWWIGGLLIVFLYIWAFYYFFVSPTGFRWRALYGDAEYPEGYEIHGIDISHYQGTIDWEQLKNAMIKGCPVRFIIIKGTEGSSRLDDNFRENFNQARDYGFIRGVYHFWSNKSSARDQAYFFLEKIHLTDGDLPPVLDIEHKPADKSVEDFQRDVLTWLHIVEDKYHAKPIIYTYYKFKEKYLSAPVFDDYPYWIAHYYVDKVQYKGKWKFWQHTDAGKLPGIKGYVDFNIYNGSYYDLRKLCIGSKGESLFGDDEYDEEDEEE
- the prmA gene encoding 50S ribosomal protein L11 methyltransferase, with the translated sequence MKYLVAKFKIKASEDLMQVCKDLLADSAAEAGFESFEETEEGMEAYVQKELFDKEILDQNIKEFPIEGTEISYEVEEAEDKDWNQEWEDQGFEPICIDDQILIYDAKHPDLHPTTSPDHIEIGIEAKLAFGTGNHETTRMIVSSLMNMNLYKKRVLDCGCGTGILGIVASKLGASDVVAYDIDEWSVENSKHNAQLNGVNNISVYFGNASVVNHISGMFDVVLANINRNILLEDMNVFRSVMNDGCYLILSGFYVEDIPVLLEKAKELGLSEIERKNDNNWACLILKN